From a region of the Solirubrobacterales bacterium genome:
- a CDS encoding Fic family protein has translation MADSNPALDGKRAGEVVIPSDLDRARRLARAGKARRITRGLYTENIGEPLERVVRRNWLQVLGLLYPGSVLIGRSAVLARPTEEGRLYVDAGNRKSVDTVEVGPLDITLRPGPGPLAGDVGLPELFLSSRSRAALDNLIPSRGGKAPPWTLSRSELENWLSGLADRDGETELNRLRDDARALATEQGDQWLRRYRALDEIIGSILGTRDAPLAGAQALARKQGVPYDGPRIDLFDLLRNELLGQAPTGLSICSGVGEIAAFYEAYFSNFIEGTEFTVEEAGEIVFDGIVPADRPEDAHDVIGTFRAAVDKRRNRTVPGTPDELIAIARSTNALVLEQRPDKRPGEFKERVNRAGATLFVQPELVEGTLRAGWPYYESLSAGYARAVFMMFLVSEVHPFADGNGRTARLMMNAELTAADLCRFIVPISYREDYLGALRALSRGGNPGPLGRSVSRILRWVGGVDWSSTGSAQSDLEAARAFDDGVDARLRIP, from the coding sequence ATGGCCGATTCCAATCCAGCTCTAGACGGCAAGCGTGCCGGCGAAGTGGTCATCCCTTCAGACCTCGACCGTGCGAGGAGGCTTGCGCGTGCCGGAAAGGCTCGTCGAATCACGCGGGGTCTGTACACAGAGAACATCGGCGAGCCGCTTGAGCGCGTCGTGCGGCGCAACTGGCTTCAGGTTCTCGGGCTCCTTTACCCCGGGTCAGTGCTGATCGGCCGTAGCGCCGTTCTCGCCAGACCGACCGAAGAGGGACGACTGTACGTGGACGCCGGCAACCGAAAATCAGTGGACACCGTCGAGGTCGGGCCGCTGGACATCACGCTCAGGCCCGGGCCAGGTCCACTGGCCGGGGACGTGGGACTACCTGAATTGTTTCTCTCCAGCAGGTCACGCGCCGCGCTCGACAATCTGATTCCATCGCGAGGGGGCAAGGCACCACCGTGGACGCTCTCCAGATCGGAACTGGAGAATTGGCTGTCGGGCCTGGCCGATCGCGACGGCGAGACCGAACTGAACCGTCTGCGCGATGACGCGCGAGCGCTCGCGACAGAGCAGGGCGATCAGTGGCTCCGGCGCTACCGAGCGCTCGACGAGATCATCGGGTCGATCCTCGGGACGCGCGACGCACCGCTGGCCGGAGCGCAGGCGTTGGCTCGAAAGCAAGGCGTGCCGTACGACGGGCCTCGAATCGACCTTTTTGATCTGTTGCGAAACGAGCTGCTCGGTCAAGCGCCGACCGGCCTTTCGATCTGTTCGGGCGTCGGCGAGATCGCAGCGTTCTACGAGGCGTACTTCTCGAACTTCATCGAAGGCACGGAGTTCACGGTCGAGGAGGCGGGCGAGATCGTCTTCGACGGCATCGTGCCCGCCGATCGCCCCGAGGATGCGCATGACGTCATCGGCACCTTCCGCGCTGCCGTTGACAAGCGACGCAACCGCACCGTCCCAGGGACGCCAGACGAACTGATCGCGATCGCGAGATCGACCAACGCGCTGGTTCTTGAGCAGCGCCCGGACAAGCGGCCGGGCGAATTCAAGGAGCGAGTCAATCGGGCTGGCGCGACGCTGTTTGTTCAACCGGAGCTTGTAGAGGGCACGCTTCGGGCGGGCTGGCCGTACTACGAGTCGCTTTCCGCAGGTTACGCGCGGGCGGTGTTCATGATGTTCCTGGTCTCCGAGGTGCACCCCTTCGCAGACGGAAACGGGCGTACCGCGCGGCTGATGATGAATGCCGAACTCACCGCCGCCGACCTGTGCCGTTTCATCGTTCCGATCTCGTATCGCGAGGACTACCTGGGCGCCTTGCGGGCACTCTCTCGGGGCGGGAATCCCGGTCCACTTGGGAGATCGGTTTCACGAATCCTCCGATGGGTCGGCGGGGTCGACTGGTCGTCGACCGGCTCGGCGCAATCGGACCTCGAGGCCGCGCGCGCTTTCGACGACGGTGTGGATGCGCGCCTACGTATTCCGTGA